Within the Salvia hispanica cultivar TCC Black 2014 chromosome 4, UniMelb_Shisp_WGS_1.0, whole genome shotgun sequence genome, the region CTTCATAATTAGTCAGAAATGAGAACATTCAATAATCAGACCAACTCCAGTTATGTTACTATATGAGTACTCAATAGCAAAAGATTATGGAAAAATACTGAAGCCTGAAGGTAATGGAACATATATAGATGAAACAATAAAGTTATACATAACTTTGCAAATTCTACAACACTATCAGCTTCGTCTAAACACTAGAGTTGGCTTTGAAATCTCTACTAAATCATCTAAACACTAGAATTACAAAGAATCCAGTTCAGTAGCTGTTACATAGTTTGCGCACGAAGAAGACAAAAAGCTGTGTAAAAGAGtgaatacaaaaaataagGTAAAAGGAAAAGTACAAAGACTCGAACATTTTCAAGACTAAGTTTTGTATCGCAGCTTACATCACAATTCCTGAGATTCGCCTAGAGTGAACCGTTATTGGTTCCTCCATCTTGGACTTGGCACAGGGAAACACCCGGAAGGGGACAAAGGAAATCCATAACCAGGGGAGGGAGGTGGATGAGGTCCGGGACCTAAAACTCCAGACTGGCCCATAGAAGCGAACGAGAAATTGGGTGAGATCGGGGGATAGTCAAACCCTGGAGAAAGTAACGGATAAGGTGATCTAGGAGATAACAGGTTTATGAAGCCAGTAGGCGAAGGTAAAAGGAACTGGGAAGTTGGAGAGGGTAAAAGGGGTGGAGGGCCATTTGCCCTAGGTGAAGGAAGAGGGGGCATTGGCCCACTCATACGAGGTGATGCAAGAAGTGGTGGAGGGCCATTTGCCCTAGGTGAAGGAAGAAGGGGTGGAGGACCATTGAAACGAGGAGATGGAAGATTTGTGGGAGGTCCATTTCCTCTTGGAGGCATGGCTGGGTTAGGAAATGCATGAGGATGTGGTAGATTTTGTGCAGGAACTTGATGCTGCATATGACCTTGTGGGAAAGGGTGGGGTTGTCTGGGACCCGAATCTATGATTGAGTTCTGTAGGTATCTCATGTAGGCTGAAATGGGAGACTCAGCAGTGTTTCCCCATACATCAGGAGGAGGGGAAGGTAGCAGCATGTTGGGGGAGTGCTGATCATATTGGACTGGGGGAGGAGGTCTCCCTAGGTTACTCGGGTAAGGCATCGGACCTGGTGCAGGCATTCGCATAGGGACAGGAGGATTAGTGGGGAGCTGAGGCCTACCAGTCGAAGCCAGAGGTGGGGGGCGAACTCTCTGTAACCGGTTATTGGGGGGTCTCGGGTGGGTTTGGGGAGGCCTAGGAGGCTGGTCGCGTAATGGTGAACCAGTAAGCTGCTGAACTATGTCACGGAAATCGTTCTTATTGATATTGTAGACTTGGGGTTGAGGCTGCTGCCTTCCAGCAGCACTAGCAAAGTTAGGCTGATGCAAGGGGCTTTTCTTGATGTTTTTCCCCATCTTGTTTACACCCAAATGATCCGTTTGCCTATTCGCAGGAGGCTGATTTGGATCCATTCTTTCGAAACTAAAAACTACTTTTCCCAACAAAAACCTAGccactcttcttcttcaacaaaataCCCCAATTTCAGTGATCAAATCAATCCAAAACATCAATCACCACTACACTTTTTCCAGCAAAAACCTAgctgcttcttcttcaacaaaaaaCCCCAATTTCAGCAGTGAAATAgtcccaaaacctcaatcaTCAAACAAAATCACACCTTAAGAGTTGAATTCAAGAATCTCGAATCTTCCACCAAGAAAAAGCAAAATCTTTAGATCTTCCTTGCTAAACCTCAAACCCTCAAAAGACAGATTACACCTGAATCTATGTGCTGAAGCCCAAAACCTTGATTCTTTAACCAAATCCCAAAAACCCCACAATTCCTCAATCTTTCACTCAAATCCCAATATGaaaaggaataaaatttatagatatggaaaacacaaaaaaaggagaagaatCAGAAATGGAATTGAGACCTTGAGGTTGGCGTCGTGTGCAGGCTGCAGCTGGAAAAGCGCCGGGGTGTGAATTGGTAAAGGGATGAAAGGGAAGTGGAATGtaagaaatgatattttattgagaATTGAAGGCAGCGGAGACCGGTGACTACGGCAAGTGCGTCACCACCCActttcaatattataattCTACCATTTTCCTATTCGTACATGTCAACTCAAAACGTATTCAAATTCAGTGAATTACTATATCTCTAAATAAGACATATTAGAAAAACACGGAAtcgaaataaaaaatcaatcttttTTTTGCATGATCATATATAagttatcaataaaaattactcatcAGGCTAATTATGAGTAGTATTTCAATATATGCTTTGTATCTAAAGCAAGTGCGAATTGTAGTATAAATATTCCTCTTCAATCTTCAGCTACGGAGGAGGTGCTGTTTTCATTGGAAAATCTTCAACCAGGTGCTGCATTTTCTCTTCTATTTCCAACTCTTCGTTTCTTGTTTGTGGAATTAGGGTGTTTTGTGATTTCTTTATACACAATGCATGCATAGAGAGGTAATGTCAATTGATTGCTAAAATCTGACGATTAACACATAAAAATGCACACCTCGTAAGTTGTGAATGGATTTTGATGTCAAATTTGTGTTCATGTAAAATGGGGAAGGTTTGTGTGTTCTTTATCAAAGGCTCTTCCTTGTTTTTTTCATCCTTGGCTTCCCTTGCTTCTTGAcgttctttgttttctttaaatcACTTGAAAATAGTGTCAAGAATTGATAATCAAATCAGAGAAACTTAGGTAAGAACTCGAAGCAGATCACACCATAAATCTAGTTGTATTTAGTCATTACTCTTTATAATTCTTGACTTCAACTCCTCCAGCAATTTTTGGTTATTAGCTAACAATAACATATTGCTGATGTTCCAATGCTATCTGTTAATCTGGGACCATCTTcatttttaccctttttttcCCTATGGAAAATGTTGCCTTTTGATGGATCTAATATCTGTAGAGCATCTATATGGAATACA harbors:
- the LOC125217825 gene encoding protein HAIKU1-like, whose protein sequence is MDPNQPPANRQTDHLGVNKMGKNIKKSPLHQPNFASAAGRQQPQPQVYNINKNDFRDIVQQLTGSPLRDQPPRPPQTHPRPPNNRLQRVRPPPLASTGRPQLPTNPPVPMRMPAPGPMPYPSNLGRPPPPVQYDQHSPNMLLPSPPPDVWGNTAESPISAYMRYLQNSIIDSGPRQPHPFPQGHMQHQVPAQNLPHPHAFPNPAMPPRGNGPPTNLPSPRFNGPPPLLPSPRANGPPPLLASPRMSGPMPPLPSPRANGPPPLLPSPTSQFLLPSPTGFINLLSPRSPYPLLSPGFDYPPISPNFSFASMGQSGVLGPGPHPPPSPGYGFPLSPSGCFPVPSPRWRNQ